The following are from one region of the Actinomycetes bacterium genome:
- a CDS encoding class I fructose-bisphosphate aldolase: MDTLNRRAPQPWELSFSFGRALQAPVLRAWPATTPTGTP; this comes from the coding sequence CTGGACACGCTCAACCGGCGGGCCCCGCAGCCGTGGGAGCTGAGCTTCTCCTTCGGCCGGGCGCTTCAGGCGCCGGTGCTTCGGGCTTGGCCGGCGACGACGCCCACCGGGACGCCGTAG